From a region of the Daphnia pulicaria isolate SC F1-1A chromosome 1, SC_F0-13Bv2, whole genome shotgun sequence genome:
- the LOC124320360 gene encoding uncharacterized protein LOC124320360 gives MSKKILTTIALALLPLVLLMWLSSHRSSSSPQPLTASTAAYSQLVTTIISSTHSSDATDGQHRVAESMSAEEIFHYLHWTNSTSCRFAVDFGFTIYSAGGLFAPDGHKAVCLDNSIAPVYNNCLVYSFGINNLWSFDESMEKYGCQVYSFDPSMGVKDYNRTEKIHFYNIGLSGVDGSHPTKGWNMKTASSIYDMLATSHGSSAVIDILKMDIEWSEWEAIPQMLRSGFLSNKVKQLAVEIHFNVGDSLEAFQRNVRILQDLEAMTGTERAGKFIRFSSRPNPWCLRPIPILNGKTEYFALELAWYNSKYYSF, from the exons ATGTCGAAGAAAATCTTGACCACCATTGCCTTGGCACTGTTGCCCTTAGTTTTGCTGATGTGGCTGTCATCCCATCGATCGTCATCTAGTCCCCAACCGTTAACAGCATCTACTGCTGCCTACAGTCAATTAGTTACGACGATCATCAGCAGCACACACTCGAGCGACGCCACCGACGGACAGCACCGGGTAGCTGAATCCATGTCGGCCGAGGAGATCTTCCACTATTTGCACTGGACAAACAGCACTTCGTGTCGATTCGCTGTCGATTTCGGTTTCACGATATACAGTGCTGGAGGCCTGTTTGCGCCGGACGGCCACAAAGCCGTCTGCCTCGACAATTCCATCGCTCCCGTCTACAACAACTGTCTCGTCTACTCGTTCGGCATCAATAATTTGT GGTCGTTCGACGAATCCATGGAAAAGTACGGATGCCAAGTCTATTCTTTCGATCCATCTATGGGAGTGAAAGATTACAATCGGACTGAGAAAATCCATTTCTACAACATCGGCCTGTCCGGAGTGGATGGATCGCATCCCACCAAGGGATGGAATATGAAAACGGCTTCGTCCATCTACGACATGTTGGCGACTAGTCACGGATCCTCAGCGGTCATCGACATTCTGAAAATGGACATCGAGTGGTCCGAATGGGAAGCCATTCCTCAGATGCTGCGAAGCGGTTTCCTTAGCAACAAGGTCAAACAACTGGCTGTCGAGATTCACTTTAATGTGGGCGACTCTTTGGAAGCTTTCCAGCGAAACGTTCGCATCCTGCAAGACCTCGAGGCCATGACTGGAACTGAGCGAGCTGGAAAATTTATTCGATTCAGTTCGCGACCCAATCCTTGGTGTCTGCGACCAATTCCCATTTTGAATGGGAAAACGGAATACTTCGCGTTGGAACTGGCGTGGTACAACTCAAAGTACTACTCATTTTAG
- the LOC124321065 gene encoding alpha-(1,3)-fucosyltransferase C-like, protein MKSLYAKRISVQKLATLLVIVALCYLASSSRNQAASDYRQSVESKEHHQEEPETNATKKILLWNGSRRVEVQVFGKGQDAFAKQNCTYSRCEMSDNRTERPLEHYDAIVVVLNNEFISPDQLKLPEFDSNKRNASQRLVFFTQEPPPALMPYYNTSRFTNFFNWTMTYRMDSDIRLLYGRFIPNENAPVTAEDVSRCREKARNATMKSIHKKTKAVAWMVTHCNTHSQRETYIKELGKYIEVDTYGPCGNRHCPRHVLYSSDPKCYEMLESTYKFYLSFENAICPDYVTEKFFKILGQDLVPIVYGGADYTQHAPAHSYIDALKYKPKELAAYLQLLIANETLYNEYFWWKDYYRVEFTLEDRSRHAFCDLCQKLHEQDDRKSYPDLSAEWGDGNKCKPFNPAWIE, encoded by the coding sequence ATGAAGTCTCTTTACGCCAAAAGAATTTCCGTGCAAAAATTGGCCACTTTGTTGGTCATTGTGGCATTGTGTTATTTGGCGTCCAGTTCGAGAAATCAAGCAGCATCAGACTATCGCCAAAGTGTTGAGAGCAAAGAGCATCATCAAGAGGAGCCCGAGACGAACGCTACGAAGAAGATTTTGCTGTGGAACGGTTCACGCCGAGTGGAAGTGCAAGTCTTCGGCAAGGGCCAGGACGCCTTCGCCAAACAGAACTGCACCTACAGTCGATGCGAAATGTCAGACAACCGGACCGAGCGTCCGCTGGAACATTACGACGCCATCGTCGTGGTCCTCAACAACGAATTCATCTCGCCAGATCAGCTCAAATTGCCCGAATTCGACAGCAACAAACGCAACGCCAGTCAACGTCTCGTCTTTTTCACTCAAGAACCTCCTCCAGCGCTGATGCCTTACTACAACACGAGTCGATTCACTAACTTTTTCAATTGGACAATGACCTACAGAATGGACTCTGATATTCGTTTGCTGTACGGCCGATTCATACCGAATGAAAATGCTCCTGTTACAGCGGAAGACGTTAGCCGCTGCCGAGAAAAAGCTCGCAATGCCACCATGAAATCAATTCACAAAAAGACGAAAGCCGTCGCCTGGATGGTCACCCATTGCAACACGCACAGTCAAAGAGAAACGTACATCAAAGAGCTGGGCAAATACATCGAAGTCGACACCTATGGACCGTGCGGCAATCGACATTGTCCACGTCACGTTTTATACAGTTCAGACCCAAAATGTTATGAAATGCTGGAGTCGACTTACAAATTCTACCTGTCCTTTGAAAATGCCATTTGCCCAGATTACGTGActgaaaaattcttcaaaattttaGGTCAAGATTTAGTTCCCATCGTCTACGGTGGGGCCGACTACACCCAACACGCACCGGCCCATTCCTACATCGACGCTCTCAAATACAAACCAAAAGAGTTGGCCGCTTATCTCCAATTGCTCATCGCCAACGAAACGCTCTACAACGAATATTTCTGGTGGAAAGATTACTATCGAGTCGAATTCACTTTAGAGGACAGGAGTCGTCACGCCTTTTGCGACCTGTGCCAAAAACTGCACGAGCAGGACGACCGGAAGTCTTATCCGGATCTATCAGCGGAATGGGGTGATGGTAACAAATGCAAACCATTTAATCCAGCTTGGATAGAATAA
- the LOC124320312 gene encoding alpha-(1,3)-fucosyltransferase C-like → MTMKILLNNFGRRKGVFYSSVILTSFVLFVQWQFYSSSQTKLTADATENNIQSLGTSNRLILGGDDNSTSFLISNETCILATTNMMPSPTLPTVDVSTSVPILIEPQPELYQMIERFSAEDKLLRMNTTFKRILFWNENNKNKNYGVGHGRDVLKKLGCPVWQCETSANRTDVHTYDAILFHLRTWSKNDLPHPRLANQRYVLWSMESAAWRIYSVAPMAEFFNWTMTYRWDSDVIAPYGYVRPIGNVPLHPSEAQMKTYLSNHRNSSRNYAKGKTKMVVWFASNCRIVVSSRNELVKELQKYIAIDVYGTCGNLTCPKKLDDSYESSEECRDLAASEHKFYLSLENSLCRDYVTEKLFAMMHRPIIPVVYGLHDDQEKLAPPHSFINAAKFENTKTLADYLILLNNNDTLYNEYFWWKPYFQVHDSEHEKKKSMCRLCAALHDETLPPKIYHNLTDWWDTQSACIFSPKIS, encoded by the exons ATGACGATGAAAATATTGCTGAATAATTTTGGCCGTCGCAAAGGCGTTTTTTACTCCTCGGTGATTCTGACGAGTTTCGTCCTGTTCGTCCAATGGCAATTCTACTCAAGTTCCCAAACCAAACTCACTGCTGatgcaacagaaaataatattcaatCGTTGGGGACATCTAACCGACTTATACTAGGCGGTGATGACAACAGCACTAGTTTTTTAATCTCGAACGAAACCTGCATCTTGGCCACGACTAATATGATGCCCAGTCCAACATTGCCTACAGTTGACGTGTCAACATCAGTGCCGATACTAATCGAACCACAGCCTGAACTCTACCAAATGATTGAAAGATTTTCAGCAGAGGACAAACTGTTGAGAATGAACACAACTTTCAAGCGGATACTCTTCTGGAATGAG aataacaagaacaagaattacGGCGTTGGGCATGGGAGGGACGTTCTGAAAAAGTTGGGGTGCCCCGTTTGGCAGTGCGAAACTTCAGCCAACCGAACGGACGTCCATACCTATGACGCCATTCTCTTTCATCTCCGAACGTGGAGTAAAAATGATTTGCCACACCCACGCTTGGCTAATCAGCGCTACGTGTTGTGGAGCATGGAATCGGCGGCTTGGCGCATTTACAGCGTCGCTCCCATGGCCGAATTCTTCAATTGGACCATGACCTATCGCTGGGACTCTGACGTGATCGCTCCCTACGGCTATGTCAGACCCATTGGAAACGTGCCGCTTCATCCTAGTGAGGCCCAAATGAAAACCTACTTGTCTAATCATCGCAACAGCAGCCGAAACTACGCCAAAGGAAAGACGAAAATGGTCGTTTGGTTTGCCTCAAACTGCCGGATTGTAGTGAGCAGCCGAAACGAATTGGTAAAGGAACTGCAAAAATATATTGCCATCGACGTGTACGGCACTTGCGGCAATTTGACGTGTCCCAAGAAGCTGGACGATTCGTACGAGTCGAGCGAAGAGTGTCGGGACTTGGCTGCCTCCGAACACAAATTCTACCTTTCACTGGAGAATTCGCTGTGTCGTGATTACGTCACCGAAAA GTTATTCGCTATGATGCACCGCCCAATCATCCCGGTCGTTTACGGCCTTCACGACGACCAAGAAAAACTAGCGCCACCGCATTCGTTCATTAACGcggcaaaatttgaaaacacgaAAACGCTGGCTGACTACTTGATTCtcctcaacaacaacgacacgCTCTACAACGAATATTTCTGGTGGAAACCTTACTTCCAAGTTCACGACAGCGAacacgagaagaaaaaaagcatgTGTCGCTTGTGTGCCGCTCTCCACGATGAAACTTTGCCACCGAAAATTTATCACAACCTCACCGATTGGTGGGATACGCAATCGGCCTGCATTTTCTCGCCTAAAATCTCCTAA